The Candidatus Culexarchaeum yellowstonense genome includes a window with the following:
- a CDS encoding FTR1 family protein, translated as MLGQYLITFRESLEAALIVSIMISYMIRSGRSSLARYIWYGTYLSIVASLFIGLTFWFMYGVLPKTLQTLFESFASFIAVGVLSFMVYWMAINGKQVREELEKRIEVAVTKGSIIGLTSIAFIVVFREGLETVLFLMPFFVNDAPTTIIGAVFGAISALILSYSLFMAGVKIDLRYFFHFTSILLILIAGGLAGYGVHEIIEYYREVGVDFGWLSEPAYTLNIPSSSLLHHKNLVGSILAVMFGYTVSAEWLRLIIHLSYLAIALPFVILVYKKP; from the coding sequence ATGCTGGGGCAATATTTAATAACGTTTAGAGAATCTCTTGAGGCTGCACTTATAGTGTCAATAATGATATCCTACATGATTAGAAGTGGGAGGAGTAGCTTAGCACGATATATATGGTATGGTACTTATTTATCTATAGTGGCAAGTTTATTTATCGGCTTAACCTTTTGGTTTATGTATGGTGTTTTACCTAAAACTTTGCAAACACTTTTTGAGTCTTTTGCAAGTTTTATTGCTGTAGGCGTTTTATCATTTATGGTGTATTGGATGGCTATTAATGGAAAGCAAGTCAGGGAGGAGCTGGAGAAGCGGATTGAGGTAGCAGTGACAAAGGGCTCAATAATTGGGCTCACATCAATAGCATTTATTGTAGTTTTTAGGGAAGGGCTTGAAACTGTTCTCTTTTTAATGCCCTTCTTTGTTAATGATGCTCCCACAACTATTATTGGAGCCGTATTTGGAGCTATATCGGCGCTTATATTATCCTATTCCCTTTTTATGGCTGGCGTGAAAATTGATTTGCGTTATTTCTTCCACTTCACTAGTATATTGTTGATACTTATTGCAGGTGGATTAGCTGGTTATGGTGTTCACGAGATCATAGAATACTATAGGGAGGTAGGTGTTGATTTCGGGTGGTTATCTGAGCCAGCATACACACTTAATATTCCTAGCAGTAGTCTTCTACATCATAAGAATTTAGTGGGCTCAATATTGGCAGTCATGTTCGGCTACACTGTAAGTGCTGAGTGGCTAAGGCTTATAATTCATTTGTCATATCTGGCAATTGCACTTCCTTTTGTGATTCTAGTTTATAAGAAGCCGTAG
- a CDS encoding PGF-pre-PGF domain-containing protein, protein MEKPQSISIYRVRGKLRWITFVVICLVLVSTIPSPSFSWSNGGFSSNPSNPKYGTHDWIAEHALDWLPLEAKQWLLPYKALYLYGTELPDNGQAPDGIGDTQLHHIYFYDDGGLMDDSAAVRANATYRQALSYMLKGDFSSAAKYAGAMTHYISDMAVFGHVMGKYTPWGEEKHHSDYEDYVNSRTSSYYAEFNIYLKFDGKLEILTAYNAAIKLAYDTTFDSSGRGLTCVWMDQNYDWSNPTFKNRAGESINLAVNFVADVLYTLYMEYKSSQKMPTTAIVKFEVNGLDTDISLLSGPILTVDGTNYYYNQLPINFTWNVGSTHSFSWSDSVSSTTSGKRYVWVSTSGLSTARSGTITVPSEGGSISATYKTQFQLTISVSQLGTGTTNPAPGSYWYDSSTSVQVSATAYSGYMFSHWLLDDLNAGSNNPITVNMSVPHSLTAVFSTATCTLTVYIYKSETTTGIQGVTVKVDGTSYTTDLNGKIQITVTYGYHTVEVVSPYSLSSGTRYVFTRWSDNLTNNPRTITITTSITLIAYMKLQHRLMLAVNPLGSGSISVNPSSLDGYYDDETSITLTAIANSGYAFDCWTGSVSETSSSVSLIMNEPKSITANFFTFSISAYSSSNLIPAGGSVTVTVMINYGSGVNQKIISFSASNLPSGISVSFDPISVTISPNSQTAISTMTTNTSTSTPTGTYTITITGSGGGLSRSTQYILTITAPTYTVNFYVYDDAGSIVNGATLVFYGQNYSHGKSTNVVVGTYSLSTGIVPSGYRFKQWETSGGISVTSSTSTSTTATISSSGSITMRLQRVITPRATQLTLSPETFTITSGQSVTLTVKLTSDGQPLADKQIVFTATLGSINPSIVTTDANGVASTVYTAPKLSTRTSVAITASFLGDITYERSTAICQGIIEIELPKISISGASFNIPKTLKDDISSYRKTIPDDVLKLLPITLPSESFILVTSEDFYLVFADQIENGLAHVEGWKLPQDINLKGISMGIIVAKSVTFEKEGIPVTISEILANPNNYKFKLVKINADRRQISILYDPDEPPYMEFPITVGYLIEKPMKPSNVLEVILKKAEDFALKLDEQLIKSFLETEEKERIWLFNFEYEYWYDAPTVTNGIIIPTEHPIFKLINQSMPSIGKFANLDGKIVLYDIKTDIPYEEVTSISELKANYNKYLGKVVKLTANCYGGYISIQEVIEHNTPCSENYVYIEGIGCINIVVDARLEGLAAWNKISIPPKRDEIMLVTGVSSFHLDEQFVNINGVFELIGKVVSTKQISDSLPEDVTLVVYEARKVGELDFEKLAQQVKDEIKGDVGELYWVLQNIYPYEKQPSIPYKLPKKVFNPKAPIFVKSSRDIPEIYVDRNFTINIAVASPETPIKLNITNSHISSISITVKEVATNVTIFFEKLVDKPPTIPEPPGLVYAYHEISVNISKEALKGANITFWISKEWLANNKVAAESIVMLRYHAKEWTELPTRIVDENATHLKFTAETPGFSIFVIITKMAMPPTITTGVEGYVKDEAGKPISGVKIAVISKTIGRVCEAKTDDVGHYFMEISPGEYVLVFSAIGYADGSVNVSLSSGEVKRVDYTLKSAVAEFLEDWGGVKFEVALMGNLTWEVCSNATIKVSVTVHDMGGNVEVEFKQLKLYLIDGAVSQTVPINARLSVGGLAFTREASLTILYGFSYLAPGTSETKQLRISLEGSYVDKYGASWPKLSEENVNVKVYAPQTPISITIDAPETIHVGEEFTIKVKLKNEGKYQIRDVELELETPTATSLLSPRTTGINMLNPGGEFTATFKLRAEGAATSQIYISYITFRTLWDYHVWQPHMNLGSIVISKVPTSISITVEPRQVTVGESVNVKGAITPAMNTQITLTVKEPDGSTKTFSTTSYLDGTFTFTVKLDKEGKYTFTASFQGDAKYEATKSSEVYVEVKPAPPPLWLYAIVAICIITIIAIIVIKIRR, encoded by the coding sequence ATGGAAAAGCCCCAATCAATATCGATTTATAGAGTTCGAGGAAAACTTAGATGGATAACTTTCGTGGTAATCTGTCTAGTTTTGGTTTCAACGATACCTTCCCCCTCCTTCTCTTGGAGTAATGGTGGTTTCAGTTCCAACCCTTCGAATCCAAAGTATGGGACTCATGATTGGATTGCTGAGCATGCTCTTGACTGGCTTCCATTGGAAGCTAAGCAGTGGCTTTTACCTTATAAGGCATTGTACCTTTATGGGACTGAGCTCCCAGATAATGGTCAAGCTCCAGATGGTATTGGTGACACTCAACTTCATCACATCTACTTCTATGATGATGGAGGGCTTATGGACGATTCAGCGGCTGTTAGGGCGAATGCAACTTATCGTCAAGCGTTGAGCTACATGCTTAAGGGCGATTTCTCCTCAGCTGCAAAGTATGCTGGAGCCATGACACACTACATATCAGACATGGCGGTTTTCGGGCATGTCATGGGCAAATACACACCATGGGGTGAAGAGAAGCATCACAGTGACTACGAAGACTACGTAAACAGTAGAACTTCAAGTTACTATGCTGAATTCAACATATACCTGAAATTCGATGGGAAACTTGAGATTTTAACAGCCTACAATGCTGCAATCAAACTTGCCTATGATACAACCTTCGATAGTTCTGGTAGAGGCTTAACATGTGTTTGGATGGATCAAAACTATGATTGGAGCAACCCAACATTCAAGAATAGAGCTGGAGAATCAATTAACCTAGCAGTCAATTTTGTGGCGGATGTCCTCTATACGCTGTACATGGAGTATAAGTCATCTCAAAAGATGCCTACAACAGCCATTGTGAAATTTGAAGTCAACGGATTGGACACGGATATTTCGCTTTTATCCGGGCCTATCCTAACTGTTGACGGAACAAACTACTATTACAATCAGCTTCCCATAAACTTTACATGGAACGTTGGATCAACACATAGCTTCTCATGGTCTGACTCCGTGAGCTCAACAACAAGCGGTAAACGTTACGTCTGGGTTTCAACAAGCGGTCTTTCAACGGCTAGAAGCGGAACAATAACTGTTCCATCTGAAGGTGGCTCAATTTCAGCTACATACAAAACTCAGTTTCAGCTTACCATATCTGTCAGTCAATTGGGAACTGGAACAACAAATCCAGCACCCGGCTCATATTGGTATGATTCAAGCACAAGCGTCCAAGTATCCGCAACAGCCTATAGCGGATACATGTTTAGCCATTGGTTACTTGACGATTTAAACGCAGGGTCGAACAACCCAATAACCGTGAACATGAGTGTACCTCATAGCTTAACGGCGGTCTTCTCAACAGCAACATGCACATTAACAGTTTACATCTACAAGAGTGAGACCACAACGGGCATTCAAGGCGTGACAGTTAAGGTCGACGGAACTTCATACACTACCGACTTAAACGGAAAAATTCAAATAACTGTTACCTATGGTTATCACACAGTCGAGGTAGTCTCACCCTACAGTCTGAGTTCTGGAACACGTTACGTATTTACCCGGTGGAGTGATAATTTAACAAATAATCCGAGAACAATCACGATTACCACTTCGATAACCCTCATAGCCTATATGAAGCTTCAACATCGGTTAATGCTTGCTGTTAACCCATTAGGTAGCGGAAGCATTTCAGTCAACCCATCTAGTTTAGACGGCTATTATGATGATGAAACAAGCATTACTTTAACAGCTATTGCAAATAGTGGTTATGCCTTTGACTGCTGGACAGGATCTGTAAGCGAGACAAGCAGCTCTGTTTCTCTCATAATGAATGAACCGAAAAGTATAACGGCCAACTTCTTCACTTTCTCCATATCGGCTTATTCATCGAGTAACTTGATACCTGCTGGCGGAAGTGTAACTGTGACTGTAATGATTAATTATGGTAGTGGTGTAAATCAAAAGATCATAAGCTTTTCAGCTTCAAATCTTCCATCAGGCATTTCGGTCTCCTTCGATCCTATCTCGGTTACGATAAGTCCGAACTCACAAACGGCTATTAGTACAATGACGACAAACACTTCAACCTCAACGCCTACTGGCACATACACCATAACGATCACGGGCTCCGGAGGCGGATTATCTAGGAGCACACAGTATATATTGACGATCACAGCTCCTACATACACGGTCAACTTCTATGTTTATGATGACGCAGGGAGTATAGTAAATGGAGCAACGTTAGTTTTTTATGGACAAAACTATTCTCATGGCAAATCAACGAATGTTGTGGTTGGTACGTACTCACTTTCAACAGGAATTGTTCCAAGTGGTTACAGATTTAAGCAATGGGAGACTAGTGGGGGCATAAGTGTAACCTCCTCAACTTCGACTTCCACAACAGCCACTATTAGTAGTTCAGGCTCCATAACCATGAGACTTCAACGCGTTATAACTCCGCGTGCTACTCAATTGACTCTTTCACCAGAAACATTTACAATAACTTCTGGCCAAAGTGTTACATTAACTGTTAAACTTACTTCTGATGGACAGCCACTTGCTGACAAGCAGATAGTTTTTACAGCCACCCTAGGATCGATAAATCCAAGCATAGTGACAACAGATGCAAATGGTGTTGCCTCTACCGTTTATACTGCTCCAAAGCTAAGTACCAGAACTTCTGTCGCGATTACAGCGTCATTTCTAGGGGACATAACATATGAGAGGAGTACAGCCATCTGCCAAGGAATCATAGAGATTGAGCTCCCAAAAATATCTATAAGTGGCGCATCATTTAATATTCCTAAAACTTTAAAGGATGACATCTCCTCGTATAGGAAAACTATTCCGGATGATGTGTTAAAGCTTCTACCCATAACGTTGCCTTCCGAATCTTTCATACTGGTAACATCAGAAGATTTCTATTTAGTGTTTGCTGATCAAATTGAGAATGGTCTTGCTCATGTGGAAGGATGGAAACTTCCACAAGACATTAATCTCAAAGGAATATCCATGGGCATCATAGTTGCGAAATCGGTTACATTTGAAAAGGAAGGAATTCCAGTGACCATCAGTGAAATCTTGGCAAACCCAAACAACTACAAATTTAAACTTGTCAAGATAAATGCTGATAGAAGACAGATTTCAATACTCTACGATCCTGACGAGCCACCATATATGGAGTTTCCAATAACAGTTGGATATCTTATCGAGAAACCTATGAAACCTTCGAATGTTCTTGAAGTAATATTGAAGAAGGCTGAAGATTTCGCACTAAAACTCGATGAACAACTCATTAAAAGTTTCTTGGAAACTGAAGAGAAGGAACGCATATGGCTTTTCAACTTTGAATATGAATATTGGTATGACGCCCCTACGGTAACCAATGGGATAATAATCCCCACGGAGCATCCAATATTTAAGCTCATTAACCAGTCTATGCCCTCAATAGGGAAATTCGCTAACTTAGATGGAAAAATAGTTCTTTATGACATTAAAACTGATATACCTTATGAAGAAGTTACATCAATTAGCGAACTTAAAGCCAATTATAACAAGTATCTCGGAAAAGTTGTTAAACTCACAGCGAATTGTTATGGAGGATATATAAGCATCCAAGAGGTTATTGAACACAATACTCCATGCAGTGAAAATTACGTTTACATAGAGGGTATTGGATGCATAAACATAGTGGTCGATGCAAGACTTGAAGGTTTAGCAGCATGGAACAAGATAAGTATTCCACCAAAACGTGATGAAATAATGTTAGTCACCGGAGTTTCAAGTTTCCACCTAGATGAACAATTTGTAAACATTAATGGAGTGTTTGAACTAATCGGCAAAGTTGTATCCACGAAACAAATAAGTGACTCCTTACCAGAAGATGTAACTTTGGTAGTCTATGAGGCTAGGAAAGTAGGAGAATTGGACTTCGAAAAACTAGCGCAACAAGTTAAGGATGAAATTAAAGGCGACGTTGGCGAACTTTACTGGGTATTGCAGAACATATATCCATATGAAAAGCAACCTAGCATACCCTATAAGCTTCCGAAGAAAGTTTTTAATCCCAAAGCCCCCATATTTGTGAAGAGTTCAAGGGATATTCCGGAAATATATGTTGATAGGAATTTCACGATAAATATAGCTGTAGCTTCACCTGAGACGCCAATAAAGTTGAATATAACTAATTCACATATTTCAAGCATTTCGATTACAGTGAAGGAGGTAGCTACGAATGTTACGATATTCTTTGAGAAGCTTGTTGATAAGCCTCCTACAATACCTGAGCCTCCAGGCCTAGTGTACGCTTACCACGAGATAAGCGTGAACATATCTAAGGAGGCATTGAAAGGGGCTAACATCACATTCTGGATATCTAAGGAGTGGCTTGCAAACAACAAGGTCGCAGCTGAAAGCATAGTTATGCTTAGATATCATGCAAAGGAATGGACTGAACTTCCAACAAGGATCGTAGATGAAAATGCAACTCACTTAAAGTTCACGGCAGAAACACCAGGCTTCTCGATATTCGTGATAATTACAAAAATGGCTATGCCTCCGACAATTACGACTGGCGTTGAAGGCTATGTTAAAGATGAAGCTGGAAAGCCAATAAGTGGTGTTAAGATTGCTGTCATCAGCAAAACTATTGGGAGAGTATGTGAGGCTAAAACTGATGATGTGGGGCATTACTTCATGGAGATCTCGCCTGGCGAATATGTTCTGGTATTCTCGGCTATAGGTTATGCTGATGGCTCAGTGAATGTTTCATTGTCGTCTGGTGAAGTTAAGAGGGTTGATTATACGCTTAAGTCTGCCGTTGCAGAGTTCTTGGAGGATTGGGGTGGAGTGAAATTTGAAGTGGCATTGATGGGTAATTTGACGTGGGAGGTTTGTAGCAATGCAACTATTAAGGTTTCAGTTACAGTTCATGATATGGGTGGAAATGTGGAAGTTGAATTTAAGCAGCTTAAACTTTACCTCATCGATGGAGCTGTTTCCCAAACAGTACCCATAAATGCCCGTTTAAGTGTTGGAGGGTTAGCATTTACTAGGGAAGCTTCATTAACAATCCTATATGGGTTTAGCTATTTGGCTCCTGGAACTTCTGAAACGAAACAGCTTAGGATAAGTTTGGAGGGATCATACGTTGATAAGTATGGAGCTTCATGGCCAAAACTATCTGAGGAAAACGTTAACGTTAAGGTGTATGCACCCCAAACCCCTATAAGCATCACAATCGATGCTCCTGAAACTATTCATGTTGGAGAGGAATTCACAATTAAAGTTAAATTGAAGAATGAGGGGAAATATCAGATAAGAGATGTCGAGTTAGAACTTGAAACGCCAACTGCAACATCCCTTCTAAGCCCACGGACAACGGGAATAAACATGTTAAATCCTGGAGGGGAATTCACGGCAACATTTAAGTTGAGGGCTGAGGGGGCTGCCACAAGCCAAATCTACATAAGCTACATCACCTTTAGGACTCTATGGGATTATCACGTTTGGCAACCACACATGAATCTAGGCTCTATAGTAATTAGCAAAGTCCCCACAAGTATAAGTATAACCGTGGAGCCAAGGCAAGTGACTGTTGGTGAAAGTGTAAATGTTAAGGGGGCAATTACACCAGCAATGAATACACAAATAACTCTAACAGTGAAGGAACCTGACGGATCAACAAAAACTTTCAGCACAACATCATATCTAGATGGAACATTCACGTTCACAGTGAAACTTGACAAGGAGGGCAAATACACATTCACAGCCAGTTTTCAAGGAGATGCAAAATACGAAGCCACAAAAAGCAGTGAAGTTTACGTTGAAGTCAAACCAGCACCTCCACCATTATGGCTATATGCCATCGTAGCCATATGCATCATCACAATAATAGCCATAATAGTCATAAAAATTAGGAGATAA
- the proC gene encoding pyrroline-5-carboxylate reductase produces MCKGRNLSVIGAGRIGSAIIRALREYCGDNVKIIATGRRNETLENAKKLDVIATRDNRKAVKEADIIVLSVKPQHFPEVIRQTGKDVWSGKLVVSVMAGVKVKTLASVMPGAEIYRAMTNINVSVGKASTAIATPEDNSVNRSIVEELFKCMGEVYWVPEEYLDVWTSLVGSGPAFIAEIVDALILGAMASGMPRDIAYKSILDVLEGTAILLRNVDKHPATIRDEVITPAGTTIRGVMVMESEGVKAALMKTIEATYKRSIEIGMEIDQYVKRELNIS; encoded by the coding sequence TTGTGTAAGGGTAGAAATCTGTCCGTGATCGGAGCGGGTAGGATAGGGTCAGCTATTATACGTGCGTTAAGGGAGTATTGTGGGGACAACGTTAAAATCATTGCGACTGGGAGGAGGAATGAGACTTTAGAAAACGCTAAGAAACTGGATGTCATTGCAACCAGGGATAATAGGAAGGCAGTGAAGGAGGCCGACATAATTGTACTGAGTGTTAAGCCTCAACACTTCCCTGAAGTTATAAGGCAGACTGGTAAGGATGTGTGGTCAGGTAAGCTAGTGGTGTCTGTTATGGCTGGTGTTAAGGTAAAGACACTTGCATCCGTTATGCCTGGAGCTGAAATCTATCGTGCCATGACAAACATAAACGTATCAGTTGGTAAAGCCTCAACCGCCATAGCTACCCCAGAGGACAACTCGGTTAACAGGTCCATTGTTGAGGAATTGTTCAAGTGTATGGGTGAAGTGTACTGGGTGCCTGAGGAATACTTAGACGTGTGGACAAGCCTAGTTGGCAGCGGCCCCGCCTTCATAGCGGAAATAGTGGATGCCCTCATCCTAGGAGCCATGGCCTCAGGCATGCCAAGAGACATTGCCTACAAATCCATACTGGATGTACTGGAAGGCACCGCAATACTCCTACGAAACGTAGATAAACACCCAGCCACCATAAGAGACGAAGTAATAACGCCAGCTGGCACAACAATACGGGGAGTAATGGTAATGGAGTCAGAGGGGGTTAAAGCTGCACTAATGAAAACCATAGAAGCCACATACAAGAGATCCATAGAAATAGGAATGGAAATAGATCAATACGTTAAGAGAGAACTAAACATAAGTTAG